The region TTATATTTTGAAACAGTGAGTACTTGTTTTTAAGAAATCTAACAACACTAATGACGCAGCAAAGTGCGCCTAACCCTTCTAGTATTTTGTGAAACAGGATTGCTGCACGGACGCCGGAACAATGGCTGGAGGTCCGCTGGACCTGTGGAATGACTGGTCAATTCAGATCCTAGTGCTCCTCAGCCTCACGCTTCaggtcatcctcttcctcttcgccgggaTCCGCCGGCGTGAAGCCAATCCGTTGCTGAACCTCCTGCTCTGGCTGACGTACCAGCTGGCCGACTCCACCGCCATGTTTGCCCTTGGCCATCTGTCCCTCAGCGACGCTCCTGGTGATCACCAGCTCGCAGCATTTTGGGTGCCGTTCCTCATGCTGCACCTAGGTGGCCCAGACAACATCACCGCCTATGCCCTCCAGGATAACCAGCTCTGGCTGCGCCACCTCCAGATGCTGGTTGTACAGGTCCTTGGGGCCACATATGTCCTCTACAGACAGATTACTATCAATGGACCCTTTGTCCTATTGGCCATCATTCTGATGTTCACTCTCGGGGCTGTCAAGTATGCAGAGCGGACATGGGCGCTGAGGTGCGGCAACATCGATAGACTCCGTAGCTCTCTCGAGAAGGAACCACGTTCCAACCATTATCAGTTCCACGCTCGCACTCCGGACCAAGAGTTCAGGAAGGGGGCAGCTGACAAGGAAGAATTATATGTGCGTCATGCGCACTCCCTGTTCCTGATATGCAAGCATGCCATGGTTGATTCTTGGATCGAAAAGGATCCAGATAACCATGATGCTAATAAGCTTATGGCCCTTAAACAAGAGGGTTATGAGGTCATGTGGGCGATGATGGAGCTGGAGCTCTCCTTGATGTATGACATCCTGTACACCAAGGCAGCCGTGGTCCATACTTGGCATGGCTACTGCATCCGTCTTGCCTCACCGCTCGTCACCGCCGTCTCATTCCTGCTATTTCATTTCAGCGGCAAAGACGGCAATCACAGCAGCCTTGACGTTGTGGTTACCTACACTTTGCTTTGTGGGGCTTTCTTGCTTGAGACCATATCGGTGTTGGCTGCCCTAGGATCCACCTGGACATACGCCTTCCTGTGCGCCACACAGTGGAATTGGCTCCAATGCGCTGCTCTTTTTACGGGGAGGTGGGATCGGCTACGCCGGTTTGTCAACACCATGACAACAAGACACGGTGGTGCTCGGGCAAGGAGGTGGTCAGCCAAGATGGGCCAATACAACATTCTGCACCGGTGCGCCCGGCGCGACACAGCTTGGAGTCCTCTCCTTGGCAGGCTGGCTAACACGGTGGGAGAGGAACTGAAGGAGTGGTGGGATAGGAAGCATTACTCCGGATCTATTGAGATTTATGATGATCTGAGGCAGAGGATGTTTGACTACATACGGCAGTTGAAGGGCGCGGTAAACTCACAGGGTGTGCTCAGGAAGAGCTGGGGTCAAGAGACGTTAGAGAACTTGGGTTTGTATGATTATTTCCAAAACCAGCTTGGAGTTGAGCTTCAAGAGGGCATCATTATCTGGCACATCGgcaccgatattttcctcgccaaaAGTAGTGGAGCCAAGGCCGTTGGTGCAAAGATGCAGGTGAAGGCCATCAGGGCGCTGTCAAACTACATGATGTTCCTCCTCGTTGAGCGCCCCTACATGCTACCAGGCCTTGCTCAGGCCAGGTTGTATGAGAGAACCTGCAAGAATTTGGTAGACATATGGAACAAAAAAAAGCGCGAAAGACGCGCCCGTTCAAACAGGCTTAAGGAATTATTCCGCCTGCGTGATGATCCCAATTCATCTCAGCCGACGCAAAGCGATGTCTTTGCTATCATCCTCTATGACGTCGAGAAGCCAGACTACAGCATGGCTGTTCCTCGCCTCCAGTATGCAAATAGGCTTGCTAAAAAGCTACTCGGCAAAGAAGAGGAACGCAACATTGACGTGCTGAAGCTGGTTTGTGACGTGTGGATGGATTTTCTAGTCTACGCTGCCAACAGATGCAGCAGAGAGTCACATGCCAAGAAGCTCAGCAGTGGTGGTGAGCTCACAACTATCTTGTGGCTTATGACGGGCTACCTTCACAACCACCTCCTCATGAATAGATCAGATCAAGTGGATGGGTGAACCATGCATGCACGTGTGAAGATAGTGATTTCTGTATGTATGTATGTTAAATTATGTGTTGAAATATGGGATATCTTGAAATATGTATTCCAATGAAATTGTCACATGGGTCCGATGTATGTCGATGGAACCTACATGGGAATGAAAGTTCTCAGTGGAGTCTATGTATAGAGCGTTAATCCAATTTGATGTTCAAGTTGATAATAACAAGAAGATTTGGAAGATtaagatacctcttaagaataaaatctttaCATGCTATCTTCGTTGCGGAGTCATTTTTATTAAAGATAaccttattactacctccgtttcagtttacaagtcctacgcgtatacctaggttatCAATTTGATCaccttaatataaactatataacacaaaaattatatcttttgaaaatagaacatctaaagtttatattggtatacttTTTGTAATATATAACACTACAAGAAATCAGTTAATACATGACGGAACCAAACCGTCATGGCTGGGCACAAAACCATCATGGATTGCCACGCATGACGGATTcaaaatccgtcatgtatatcgcgtcataatttgaccatCATGTGCTCCATGACGGAGCTACCAATACCGTCATGGATCCATGACGGCTCTTGACCGTCATATATGGCACTTAACTGACGCGCTAACAACGGCATTAACACGCATGCCACGTCATCATCCGACATGGCAGCCAACATGAATCCAACATGGCGGCCCATCTAGTAATCAACCCATAGACGATTTCGGTCCACTGTTTTCGGCTTCGGCCCATGTGATCATCAGCCCAGTTAAAATCTCAGCCCGCTGAAGTTGTAGCCCAATTCGAATTATGGCCCACTCATTTCCATTAGTTGCAACTTTAGCCCACCAATTATAGTCTAGACCATACCTATTATTTTGTGCCTGTTAACATTTCAAGCACATACTTTTTTAAAAGTTTTTTGCTCACATCATTAAGTTAAAAAAATCACACAAACATAAATTACAACCAATAGGAAACAGAAAAATGAAACCCACTAAAAAATTACATAAATGCAAGTTCAGCCAAGTCATGCTCGttgatatttatttatttattgagaAAATGAAAGCAGAGTACAACATCATGACGCTGAACTTATTAGGCTAGGATCCACAAGATCCAGTACCACCATCGTCTTCCATTTGCTAAAAATAATAAAATAAGCCATCATTTTTCCACCACGGAAGAACGCCTATGAGGGGATCTCGCCGCATATGGTGCCCCTAGATTCTGGCTCCTCAAACACGCATGGGAGGGGATCACGAGCACGCCGCCGCCTCGGTGCCCATCGCCATCTAAGCTCGCGTCCGCTCCGCCCTGCACTTTGGACGCGTGGCCGTGGAGGGGCGGTCACGAGCCCGTCGGCGCCCCAGTACCCATTGTCGGGCGACCTCGAGCACGCCCGTCGCATATTCTGCTGCGCCAGACCCATCCAAATATGCGAGCCCGTCGCCGTTCCCGCTCgcggcctgcagcgactcgggcacAGACCACACCAACGGTACTAGAGCCAGGTCGGGCTTTGGGGGCGTCACTGCTTATATGGACGAGGCAGTCGTCGAGGCGGCAAGCGCCTTGCAGCGACACGGGCATCGGTCGCAGCTGAACGGGAAGCCATCCTGCTGGTGCCATAGGCCCCGTCCGCCAACGCTCGGGAAGTGGAGGCCGTCGCACCATTTGGTCGTGCGTCGGCCACGGCGCTGCTCCCCGTCGACCGGTCGATGCAGACCCCTCGGCGGCCCAGCACGATACACGCAAAGGATTCGATGGCGGCATGGGCGTCGTAGACTCGTGGGGGCTGTTGTTGCGTTCGGTGAGGGGATAGTGGAAGGGagatgctgggagaaagaagatgTGGATTAGGGAAAGGAGGAAGGAAGGCGCTGCGAGGATAGGATCT is a window of Triticum dicoccoides isolate Atlit2015 ecotype Zavitan chromosome 2B, WEW_v2.0, whole genome shotgun sequence DNA encoding:
- the LOC119360198 gene encoding uncharacterized protein LOC119360198, encoding MAGGPLDLWNDWSIQILVLLSLTLQVILFLFAGIRRREANPLLNLLLWLTYQLADSTAMFALGHLSLSDAPGDHQLAAFWVPFLMLHLGGPDNITAYALQDNQLWLRHLQMLVVQVLGATYVLYRQITINGPFVLLAIILMFTLGAVKYAERTWALRCGNIDRLRSSLEKEPRSNHYQFHARTPDQEFRKGAADKEELYVRHAHSLFLICKHAMVDSWIEKDPDNHDANKLMALKQEGYEVMWAMMELELSLMYDILYTKAAVVHTWHGYCIRLASPLVTAVSFLLFHFSGKDGNHSSLDVVVTYTLLCGAFLLETISVLAALGSTWTYAFLCATQWNWLQCAALFTGRWDRLRRFVNTMTTRHGGARARRWSAKMGQYNILHRCARRDTAWSPLLGRLANTVGEELKEWWDRKHYSGSIEIYDDLRQRMFDYIRQLKGAVNSQGVLRKSWGQETLENLGLYDYFQNQLGVELQEGIIIWHIGTDIFLAKSSGAKAVGAKMQVKAIRALSNYMMFLLVERPYMLPGLAQARLYERTCKNLVDIWNKKKRERRARSNRLKELFRLRDDPNSSQPTQSDVFAIILYDVEKPDYSMAVPRLQYANRLAKKLLGKEEERNIDVLKLVCDVWMDFLVYAANRCSRESHAKKLSSGGELTTILWLMTGYLHNHLLMNRSDQVDG